The Glycine soja cultivar W05 chromosome 6, ASM419377v2, whole genome shotgun sequence genome has a window encoding:
- the LOC114415097 gene encoding pentatricopeptide repeat-containing protein At2g20540 — MGVRELENRFVTTLRNCPKIAELKKIHAHIVKLSLSQSNFLVTKMLDLCDNLSHVDYATMIFQQLENPNVFSYNAIIRTYTHNHKHPLAITVFNQMLTTKSASPDKFTFPFVIKSCAGLLCRRLGQQVHAHVCKFGPKTHAITENALIDMYTKCGDMSGAYQVYEEMTERDAVSWNSLISGHVRLGQMKSAREVFDEMPCRTIVSWTTMINGYARGGCYADALGIFREMQVVGIEPDEISVISVLPACAQLGALEVGKWIHKYSEKSGFLKNAGVFNALVEMYAKCGCIDEAWGLFNQMIEKDVISWSTMIGGLANHGKGYAAIRVFEDMQKAGVTPNGVTFVGVLSACAHAGLWNEGLRYFDVMRVDYHLEPQIEHYGCLVDLLGRSGQVEQALDTILKMPMQPDSRTWNSLLSSCRIHHNLEIAVVAMEQLLKLEPEESGNYVLLANIYAKLDKWEGVSNVRKLIRSKRIKKTPGCSLIEVNNLVQEFVSGDDSKPFSQEVFWILKGLTLHQIRTKDFIEFVEDAGQFYSKFI, encoded by the coding sequence ATGGGAGTAAGAGAGTTAGAAAACCGTTTCGTCACCACCCTGAGAAACTGTCCGAAGATTGCAGAACTGAAGAAGATTCACGCACACATCGTGAAGCTGTCACTGTCGCAGAGCAACTTCCTGGTCACCAAAATGTTGGATCTATGCGATAACTTGAGTCACGTGGATTATGCGACCATGATATTCCAACAACTAGAAAACCCCAACGTGTTCTCTTACAACGCAATAATCAGAACCTACACCCATAATCACAAGCATCCTCTGGCAATTACTGTGTTCAATCAAATGCTGACAACGAAATCAGCATCGCCAGACAAATTCACGTTCCCGTTTGTGATAAAGTCCTGTGCGGGTCTTCTTTGTCGTCGTCTAGGGCAGCAAGTTCACGCGCACGTGTGCAAATTCGGACCCAAGACGCATGCAATAACGGAGAACGCGCTGATTGACATGTACACGAAATGTGGCGATATGAGTGGTGCGTACCAAGTGTATGAGGAAATGACTGAGCGAGACGCGGTTTCTTGGAATAGTTTAATCTCGGGGCACGTGAGGTTGGGGCAGATGAAGAGTGCGAGGGAagtgtttgatgaaatgcctTGTAGGACTATTGTGTCTTGGACGACTATGATTAATGGGTATGCTAGAGGAGGGTGTTATGCTGATGCCTTGGGGATTTTTCGCGAGATGCAAGTGGTGGGTATTGAGCCTGATGAGATTAGTGTCATATCTGTTCTGCCGGCTTGTGCGCAGCTTGGGGCTCTGGAGGTTGGGAAGTGGATTCACAAGTACTCTGAGAAAAGTGGGTTTTTGAAGAATGCTGGTGTGTTTAATGCACTGGTTGAAATGTATGCTAAGTGTGGTTGCATTGATGAAGCGTGGGGTTTGTTTAATCAGATGATTGAGAAAGATGTGATTTCTTGGAGTACCATGATTGGGGGACTAGCTAATCATGGAAAAGGGTATGCGGCAATTCGAGTTTTTGAAGATATGCAGAAAGCAGGAGTGACTCCTAATGGAGTAACATTTGTTGGTGTTTTGTCAGCTTGTGCTCATGCAGGGTTGTGGAATGAGGGGTTGAGATATTTTGATGTTATGAGGGTGGATTATCATCTAGAGCCACAGATTGAGCATTATGGTTGCCTAGTTGATCTTCTAGGACGCTCGGGACAGGTTGAGCAGGCTCTGGACACAATATTGAAGATGCCGATGCAACCGGATTCAAGGACATGGAACTCTTTGTTGAGCTCTTGCAGGATTCATCACAATCTTGAGATTGCTGTTGTTGCTATGGAACAACTTTTAAAGCTTGAGCCTGAAGAATCTGGAAACTATGTTTTGCTTGCTAACATATATGCGAAACTTGACAAGTGGGAAGGTGTATCAAATGTTAGGAAACTAATAAGAAGCAAGAGGATAAAGAAAACCCCTGGGTGTAGCTTGATCGAGGTTAACAACTTGGTTCAAGAATTTGTATCGGGTGACGATtcaaagcccttttcacaagaAGTGTTTTGGATCCTAAAAGGGCTGACATTACACCAAATTAGAACCAAAGACTTCATAGAATTTGTCGAAGATGCAGGCCAATTTTATAGtaaatttatttag
- the LOC114415095 gene encoding NAC domain-containing protein 100-like isoform X1 → MQKEKEAIVKEGTTEIEMEGTRAKEETLPPGFRFHPTDEELVTCYLVNKISDSNFTGRAITDVDLNKCEPWELPGKAKMGEKEWYFFSLRDRKYPTGVRTNRATNAGYWKTTGKDKEIFNSETSELIGMKKTLVFYKGRAPRGEKSNWVMHEYRIHSKSSYRTNRQDEWVVCRVFKKSGNAKKYPSSNHARAVNPYSLEIEPNILPPLMMQLGDPGAHFLYGRNYMNSAELAELARVLRGGGSTSSVNLPIQSHLSYPTSSSTGGGFTISGLNLNLGGGGATATTQPILRPMQPSPAPVHTMAQVLDANSSMMTTSSLGAENVGYGAEMSNLNLHGNRYMGVDHCMDLDNYWPSY, encoded by the exons ATGCAA AAGGAAAAGGAAGCAATTGTCAAGGAGGGGACTACGGAAATAGAAATGGAAGGAACCCGTGCAAAAGAGGAAACCCTACCACCGGGATTTCGATTTCACCCTACCGATGAAGAACTTGTCACATGCTATCTGGTAAATAAGATATCGGATTCTAATTTTACAGGGAGAGCAATAACTGATGTAGATCTCAACAAATGTGAGCCATGGGAGCTGCCAG GGAAGGCAAAGATGGGAGAAAAAGAATGGTACTTCTTCAGTCTGAGAGACCGTAAATACCCAACGGGTGTGAGAACAAATCGAGCAACTAACGCCGGGTATTGGAAGACCACAGGGAAAGACAAGGAGATCTTCAACAGTGAAACATCGGAGTTGATTGGCATGAAGAAGACTTTAGTTTTCTACAAAGGCAGAGCTCCCAGAGGAGAAAAAAGCAACTGGGTCATGCATGAATATCGCATTCACTCAAAATCCAGCTATAGAACTAACAGG CAGGATGAATGGGTGGTGTGCCGGGTATTCAAGAAAAGTGGTAATGCGAAGAAGTACCCTTCTTCCAACCATGCAAGAGCAGTGAATCCATACAGCTTGGAAATAGAACCAAATATTTTGCCTCCGCTAATGATGCAACTGGGAGATCCTGGTGCTCATTTCCTTTATGGAAGAAACTACATGAACAGTGCTGAGTTAGCAGAACTTGCTAGGGTTTTGAGAGGGGGTGGATCAACCAGTAGTGTCAACCTGCCAATTCAATCCCACTTGAGCTACCCTACATCATCATCGACAGGAGGAGGATTCACCATTTCAGGGCTCAATTTGAACCTTGGAGGAGGAGGAGCAACAGCCACAACACAACCCATTTTAAGGCCAATGCAACCTTCTCCTGCTCCTGTTCATACGATGGCTCAAGTACTTGATGCCAATTCCAGCATGATGACAACCAGTTCTCTTGGTGCTGAGAATGTAGGTTATGGAGCAGAAATGAGtaacttgaatttgcatggGAATAGGTATATGGGCGTCGATCACTGCATGGATCTAGACAACTATTGGCCTTCCTACTAA
- the LOC114415095 gene encoding NAC domain-containing protein 100-like isoform X2 — protein sequence MQKEKEAIVKEGTTEIEMEGTRAKEETLPPGFRFHPTDEELVTCYLVNKISDSNFTGRAITDVDLNKCEPWELPGKAKMGEKEWYFFSLRDRKYPTGVRTNRATNAGYWKTTGKDKEIFNSETSELIGMKKTLVFYKGRAPRGEKSNWVMHEYRIHSKSSYRTNRDEWVVCRVFKKSGNAKKYPSSNHARAVNPYSLEIEPNILPPLMMQLGDPGAHFLYGRNYMNSAELAELARVLRGGGSTSSVNLPIQSHLSYPTSSSTGGGFTISGLNLNLGGGGATATTQPILRPMQPSPAPVHTMAQVLDANSSMMTTSSLGAENVGYGAEMSNLNLHGNRYMGVDHCMDLDNYWPSY from the exons ATGCAA AAGGAAAAGGAAGCAATTGTCAAGGAGGGGACTACGGAAATAGAAATGGAAGGAACCCGTGCAAAAGAGGAAACCCTACCACCGGGATTTCGATTTCACCCTACCGATGAAGAACTTGTCACATGCTATCTGGTAAATAAGATATCGGATTCTAATTTTACAGGGAGAGCAATAACTGATGTAGATCTCAACAAATGTGAGCCATGGGAGCTGCCAG GGAAGGCAAAGATGGGAGAAAAAGAATGGTACTTCTTCAGTCTGAGAGACCGTAAATACCCAACGGGTGTGAGAACAAATCGAGCAACTAACGCCGGGTATTGGAAGACCACAGGGAAAGACAAGGAGATCTTCAACAGTGAAACATCGGAGTTGATTGGCATGAAGAAGACTTTAGTTTTCTACAAAGGCAGAGCTCCCAGAGGAGAAAAAAGCAACTGGGTCATGCATGAATATCGCATTCACTCAAAATCCAGCTATAGAACTAACAGG GATGAATGGGTGGTGTGCCGGGTATTCAAGAAAAGTGGTAATGCGAAGAAGTACCCTTCTTCCAACCATGCAAGAGCAGTGAATCCATACAGCTTGGAAATAGAACCAAATATTTTGCCTCCGCTAATGATGCAACTGGGAGATCCTGGTGCTCATTTCCTTTATGGAAGAAACTACATGAACAGTGCTGAGTTAGCAGAACTTGCTAGGGTTTTGAGAGGGGGTGGATCAACCAGTAGTGTCAACCTGCCAATTCAATCCCACTTGAGCTACCCTACATCATCATCGACAGGAGGAGGATTCACCATTTCAGGGCTCAATTTGAACCTTGGAGGAGGAGGAGCAACAGCCACAACACAACCCATTTTAAGGCCAATGCAACCTTCTCCTGCTCCTGTTCATACGATGGCTCAAGTACTTGATGCCAATTCCAGCATGATGACAACCAGTTCTCTTGGTGCTGAGAATGTAGGTTATGGAGCAGAAATGAGtaacttgaatttgcatggGAATAGGTATATGGGCGTCGATCACTGCATGGATCTAGACAACTATTGGCCTTCCTACTAA
- the LOC114415098 gene encoding tRNA (guanine-N(7)-)-methyltransferase-like, with the protein MSKTEVNPTISKSTGLPRKRFYRARAHSNPLSDSHFPVPISPSHVDYSLHYPQLLPSSGQADTFKKIQFADVGCGFGGLLISLSTLFPETLMIGMELRDKVTEYVKERILSLRVANPGQYQNVSVVRTNSMKYIPNYFEKGTLSKMFFLFPDPHFKEKNHRRRVISPFLLDEYAYVLEVGGIIYTITDVEELGYWMKSCLENHRMFEALTDKELEADAVVKLLSSATEEGQKVARNGGQTFQAIFRRIVPSDQAS; encoded by the coding sequence ATGTCTAAGACTGAGGTAAATCCAACTATCAGCAAGTCAACTGGATTGCCTCGAAAGCGCTTCTATCGAGCACGAGCACACAGCAATCCGCTGAGTGACTCTCACTTCCCTGTGCCAATTTCACCCAGCCATGTTGACTATTCCCTCCATTACCCTCAGTTATTGCCCTCGTCTGGTCAAGCTGATACTTTCAAAAAGATCCAGTTTGCTGATGTTGGTTGTGGTTTTGGAGGGCTGCTCATAAGTCTTTCCACTCTGTTCCCAGAAACATTGATGATTGGAATGGAACTTAGAGACAAAGTGACTGAGTACGTCAAGGAAcgaattttatctttaagggTAGCAAATCCAGGTCAATACCAAAATGTTTCTGTGGTACGAACTAACTCCATGAAGTATATTCCCAATTACTTTGAGAAAGGAACGCTCTCAAAGATGTTTTTCTTGTTTCCTGATCCTCATTTTAAAGAGAAGAATCATCGCCGTAGGGTTATCAGTCCATTCTTGCTAGATGAGTATGCTTATGTTCTCGAGGTTGGTGGAATTATATACACAATAACAGACGTAGAAGAGCTTGGGTACTGGATGAAGTCTTGTCTGGAGAATCACCGCATGTTCGAAGCTTTGACTGATAAAGAACTTGAAGCAGATGCAGTTGTGAAGCTTTTAAGTTCTGCTACTGAAGAAGGCCAAAAGGTTGCTAGAAATGGGGGACAAACTTTCCAGGCTATATTCAGACGCATTGTACCATCGGATCAAGCATCCTAG